One window from the genome of Gadus morhua chromosome 16, gadMor3.0, whole genome shotgun sequence encodes:
- the rwdd2b gene encoding RWD domain-containing protein 2B isoform X1: MSQLEWAESQLAEIELLSSMYPTESEFEITDQVALAELRESVEGPFSDAPPHHSRPQFLLRQRVDTSCHGGVDLTLSCTFPFDYPKVLPEINVRCTDLNRAQQTRLQADLTVYLRENCRGEVCVLTAVEWLKDNAQHYVDPTSPDSSAAAVTGGAEVFSRLWIYSHHIYNKNKRKNILEWSKELGLSGFSMPGKPGVVCVEGPHGACEEFWSRLKVLTWKKIMIRHREDVTLEEGRGQADDEGGVASLRKFSGFEEASFDPHGNRGNHMDLGLLYQFLSERGCCEVFQMYFGVEGR, encoded by the exons ATGTCTCAGTTGGAGTGGGCTGAGTCCCAACTCGCAGAGATAGAGTTGCTGTCGAGCATGTATCCGACAGAGAGCGAGTTTGAGATCACAGATCAGGTGGCTCTAGCGGAGCTGCGGGAGTCCGTGGAGGGTCCATTCAGCGacgctcctcctcatcactccaGACCCCAGTTCCTCTTGAGACAGCGAGTAGACACCTCCTGCCACGGTGGG GTTGACCTCACGTTGTCTTGCACTTTTCCATTCGATTATCCTAAAGTATTGCCAGAAATTAATGTGCG GTGTACAGATCTGAACCGGGCCCAACAAACGCGTCTCCAAGCGGACCTTACAGTCTACCTGCGGGAGAACTGCAGAGGGGAGGTGTGTGTCCTGACGGCCGTGGAGTGGCTGAAGGACAACGCCCAGCACTACGTCGACCCCACCTCCCCGGACTCTTCTGCGGCGGCGGTGACCGGGGGGGCGGAGGTGTTCAGCCGACTGTGGATCTACAGCCACCACATCTACAACAAGAACAAGAGGAAAAACATCCTGGAGTGGTCCAAGGAGTTGGGTCTCTCCGGGTTCAGCATGCCCGGGAAACCGGGCGTTGTCTGCGTGGAGGGACCGCACGGCGCCTGCGAGGAGTTCtggtcaag GCTCAAGGTTCTGACCTGGAAGAAGATCATGATCCGCCACCGCGAAGACGTGACCTtggaggaggggcggggccaggcggATGAcgaggggggcgtggcctctcTGCGTAAGTTTAGCGGGTTCGAGGAGGCATCCTTCGATCCCCACGGCAACCGCGGGAACCACATGGACCTTGGCTTGCTCTACCAGTTTCTTAGCGAGAGGGGCTGCTGCGAGGTCTTCCAGATGTACTTTGGGGTCGAGGGTCGGTGA
- the rwdd2b gene encoding RWD domain-containing protein 2B isoform X2, whose protein sequence is MSQLEWAESQLAEIELLSSMYPTESEFEITDQVALAELRESVEGPFSDAPPHHSRPQFLLRQRVDTSCHGGVYRSEPGPTNASPSGPYSLPAGELQRGGVCPDGRGVAEGQRPALRRPHLPGLFCGGGDRGGGGVQPTVDLQPPHLQQEQEEKHPGVVQGVGSLRVQHARETGRCLRGGTARRLRGVLVKLPALHRLKVLTWKKIMIRHREDVTLEEGRGQADDEGGVASLRKFSGFEEASFDPHGNRGNHMDLGLLYQFLSERGCCEVFQMYFGVEGR, encoded by the exons ATGTCTCAGTTGGAGTGGGCTGAGTCCCAACTCGCAGAGATAGAGTTGCTGTCGAGCATGTATCCGACAGAGAGCGAGTTTGAGATCACAGATCAGGTGGCTCTAGCGGAGCTGCGGGAGTCCGTGGAGGGTCCATTCAGCGacgctcctcctcatcactccaGACCCCAGTTCCTCTTGAGACAGCGAGTAGACACCTCCTGCCACGGTGGG GTGTACAGATCTGAACCGGGCCCAACAAACGCGTCTCCAAGCGGACCTTACAGTCTACCTGCGGGAGAACTGCAGAGGGGAGGTGTGTGTCCTGACGGCCGTGGAGTGGCTGAAGGACAACGCCCAGCACTACGTCGACCCCACCTCCCCGGACTCTTCTGCGGCGGCGGTGACCGGGGGGGCGGAGGTGTTCAGCCGACTGTGGATCTACAGCCACCACATCTACAACAAGAACAAGAGGAAAAACATCCTGGAGTGGTCCAAGGAGTTGGGTCTCTCCGGGTTCAGCATGCCCGGGAAACCGGGCGTTGTCTGCGTGGAGGGACCGCACGGCGCCTGCGAGGAGTTCtggtcaag CTTCCTGCGCTCCACAGGCTCAAGGTTCTGACCTGGAAGAAGATCATGATCCGCCACCGCGAAGACGTGACCTtggaggaggggcggggccaggcggATGAcgaggggggcgtggcctctcTGCGTAAGTTTAGCGGGTTCGAGGAGGCATCCTTCGATCCCCACGGCAACCGCGGGAACCACATGGACCTTGGCTTGCTCTACCAGTTTCTTAGCGAGAGGGGCTGCTGCGAGGTCTTCCAGATGTACTTTGGGGTCGAGGGTCGGTGA